In Gavia stellata isolate bGavSte3 chromosome 33, bGavSte3.hap2, whole genome shotgun sequence, the DNA window GACGCTTGGAGGAAGGTGGTtcagccctccttccccccgAGCAGGCGGCGGCAGGAGAGGCGCTCTGCGCAGGCGCGGAGTCCCCCGCTGGTGGGCGGGCTAAGACTACATTTCCCAGCGTGCCGCGGGCCGCCGCTGAGACGCCATGTTCCGGTCCGCGCTGCTTCCGCTGTCTGTGCGCTGACTCGGCCTTCCGCTGGGCAGAGACGGTGAGGGGCCGGTCGTGGGCCCCGGGGCTCCGCGGGGAGGACCGGGGAAGGCAGGCGCTCGGTGGCCCCGGGTTTCTGGAGGGGGGAGCCTGGGAAGGGTCTGTGGGGGTTTGGAGGGGGTGTGAGGGACCAGCCAGCTGCTGGAGCCTTGGTGCCTGGGTctggtgcaggcagcagtgggTGAAACCGGGCGGTCCTTTGTTTTGCGTGGACTTTCCGCTTCTCCGTGGGCTTTCCACGCTGCGGGCTGCGTAGGAGCAGCCTAGGGtggaaatgctgctgtgaaGACTGCAGCAGGGGAGCActgaggggaaggaagggtcctctgGCATAGAGAGCGGAGGCTCTGGCGTGTGAGCGGTTTGGGCATTTAAAAGCGCTGACGGGTTTCCTGATGGGTTCCGTGTGTGATGACCCTGTGGTCTCCTTGTCctctcagcagagcagctccatgGATGCTGGGCTCGGGGAAACTGGGAGACGTGGCCTGGAGCAGGGACTTCTGGGGAGCAAAAGGCCACTGGAGGGAGTTGGTGGTACCTCAGTGGCTGGAATAGGAAAGAATAACAAATGTTGGAAATGAGGAGCTAGTACTTTCTGAGAAGAACAGAGAATTTGATGGGGAGAAGAACTAACTCTGTTAGGGAGTTGGTGGTACCTCAGTGGCTGGAATAGGAAAGAATAACGAATGTTGGAAATGAGGAGCTAGTGCTTTCCGAGAAGAACAGAGAATTTGATGGGGAGAAGAACTAACTCTGTTAGGGAGTTGGTGGTACCTCAGTGGCTGGAATAGGAAAGAATAACAAATGTTGGAAATGAGGAGCTAGTACTTTCTGAGAAGAACAGAGAATTTGATGGGGAGAACTAACTCTGTTAGGGAGTTGGTGGTACCTCAGTGGCTGGAATAGGAAAGAATAACAAATGTTGGAAATGAGGAGCTAGTACTTTCTGAGAAGAACAGAGAATTTGATGGGGAGAAGAACTAACTCTGTTAGGGAGTTGGTGGTACCTCAGTGGCTGGAATAGGAAAGAATAACAAATGTTGGAAATGAGGAGCTAGTACTTTCTGAGAAGAACAGAGAATTTGATGGGGAGAAGAACTAACTCTGTTGTGTAAGACAGTGCTGGAAAGCTGCCATGCTTCACGATGACAATTAACTGTCAATTGCTAAAACCGGTGAAACCGTTAATTGCCAAAGCTTTTGGTCTGAAAGTTACTAGAAGAGGCTTTGTGATCTGAGACCTTTGCTAATTACTGAGATGTGATAAAGGGGAGCGATACTTGCCGGGGCtttgaaaagggagaaaactgtCCGGGActttgaaaagagagaaaactgtcATCTTTTCTTCCACGCCTGCCGATCTGGGATACTGCTGTGCCACTTCTGTACACTTTCCTGTAAGGATGTAAGGTATTTCAGGGCAGCTGCAGACTTGTGTGGAGCCAGGGTAACTTTCTGCCAGCTTGTGATAATCCTTTATCAGTATTGCTGTGAAGTGTACAGCTGTTCATGTCTCACTACACATGAATGCCTGAATCATCTTATTTAGTTGTcctgtttgtggtttttttgcaatTATCAATGacattccattttcttttgcttctagATGAAGCTTCTGATTCTCGCTGTGTTTGCCCTGGTTTACGTGGCCCACTGTGAGGAAGGTGCCAGGCTCCTGGCCTCCAAATCTCTATTAAACAGATATGCAGTGGAGGGCAAGGACTTGACTTTGCAGTACAACATCTACAATGTTGGTTCCAGGTAAGCCTTGTCCAGGCTTCTAATACTGACCAGGAGCAAACATGacgtgtgtgtgtctgcaggGTGTGAGGCTATTTCTAGACTCCATGATGTGCTGTTACCTTCGCTCCCCCTAACGCTGAGCTTACCACCAGTGCTTGAAGGTTTGACTCTgcaatttgccttttttttcctgttccgTTGTCCCTGCTTTCActgtttcctgctttcagcttgtGGCTGCTCTAGCTGTTGGTCCAGCATGGCGTAGTTACTTTTGTGTCTTGTGACACTCTGCTCCCCATGCACGCAGTCTCCCTTTCTTGGCTTTGTGAGCTCTTTTTCACATCTGGTTTCCTGTCTGTTTTGCAGCTTCTCTCAGCTTTGCCTTCCTCTTTCTGCAGTGTCCCTGTAATACACCTTGACTCTCCTCCCCATGTTCTATCGGTGCCTTTTTATGTTTCAAAAATCAGTTCTTCCAGCTGCTGAATTGTCAGTGTGGAACTGTCATCCCTCTTTGGTGCAGTCCCCGGTGAGGAGAATGCCAAGCCTAAGGTTCTCTTCTCATCACTTTCTTTGTTGCATTTAGTGCTGCTTTAGATGTGGAGCTGTCGGATGATTCTTTCCCCCCAGAAGATTTTGGCATTGTCTCTGGGATGCTCAACGTCAAGTGGGACAGGATCGCTCCGTatcttttcatgttttgaaattTCTCCCAACGCTCCTTCTTACCCCTAAGCCTCCTGTAGCTCTCCTGTCTTCATTCGTTGTCACTGAAATTCCAGAGTGCCAGCCCCTGGGCAGGTTATTGAATGCAAACTTCTGTTCTCCTTGAAGGTGCTGtctggggaaaaacaaaacaacaacaaaaaaaccaccccaaaaaccGAAAAAACAAAAGTTCTTTGCAAACAGGGCCAGGTCCCTGTGCAGTTCATCTGTCTGGAAAGGAGGAGCAGCTGGTTCAGTCTTGGGTGGGTCTGGATGTCTGTAACCACAGAGGACTTGGATCTGTCATCAGGAGTGACTTTTCCACCTGGTTTGAGGCTCTTTACctatttcctcacttttcttcctttgatgAAACACAACTATTATTTTCCTTAACTTCTGTCTGTCAGAGCGAGTAATGTGTCCCACACTGTGGTTCTGCGGCCTCTCAAAGCTGGTTACTTCAACTTCACCTCTGCTACCATCACATACCTGGCACAGGAGGGTGGACAGGTTGTGGTGAGTTGACTATTTATAGGATCCTTGCCCAAATCAGGCAGCAGATATACCTGACTGTGCTCTTCGAGCTGCTTGTTAAGGGGTGATGCATGTCCCTGCAGTCTTACACTGCACAGGCTCTGTTGCTAGAAGGAAAGGCGGCAAATACTATCTTTCTCCCCCTAACTTTTGCAGGTTGGTTTCACTAGTgctcctgggcagggaggaatCTTGGCTCAGCGTGAGTTTGACAGGAGGTTCTCCCCTCACTTTGTAAGTACTGTTCAATTGGTGATCGAAATagcactgcagcagctgtgCAAGTCAGCACGCTGGCTTTTTGTCAGATTGTGGTGTGTTTGGTCTGTGCTACAGTCACCTGGAAAACTCCAGCATGGATTGCAACTAATCCATGTCAGTTGTCCAGAAGAGTAtcacagaaaaagcaaggagTTTTCATTCCAGCTACCTCTGTGAAGGAGTTTGAGACAGAAGACAGTTTGAAACTCTGTGGAGTTTGAGACAGAAGCTTTGAGAGTAGATTTGATGGCTGTAAGACTCATCTGTGCATGAATTGTTTTGACTTCTAACAATTTCTCCTTCTAGCTGGACTGGGCAGCTTTTGGTGTGATGACCCTGCCCTCCATTGGGATCCCGCTGCTGCTGTGGTACTCGAGCAAGAGGAAGTATGACACCCCCAAGACCAAAAAGAACTGAGCAAAAAGTCAAATGCCACCAGCACCCCAGAGCTTGGGAGAGAACAGACATTAACCCACCCGGAACAGCAGGTGTGTTGGGATCAGCAACAGTCACCCCTGCAAAGCGCTGCCTGGGCTATGCATCAGCCCTGTCGGCAAGAATCGGTCGCTTCAATGGCAGTGATGTGTTTTCTTCTACATCTCAAGAAAGAAAcaagtgaacaaaaaaaaaacctttaaggaAAATCTTAACCCCCTTGTCTGCCTATTCAGAGCAGAGACCCCTCACTCCGTTGTAGACATAGTGCCAGTGTGTCTGTGATACGAATGCGTTCGCACCCAGAGGAGCTTCTCTGGGGGGGCGTACAGCTCCGCAGCGTTTCTGGCATCTGTGCTGCCTTTCAGGCTCCATTCAGCCAAACAGCTTTTTGCCTGCTGCCGTCTTCCCGTGGGGGTTAAATCTCAGGGCCCCCTCCTCCAGGTGCTGCCCACCTGGCTGAAACACCTGCGGGATGGAGCTTGATGTAGTGACAAAAACAACTCCTTTTGATGGAGGTGTGttagagctgctgctttgctagGTGGGGCAGAGGAGGTCCCTGTTGATGCTCATTCTCTAGAAGCCCCATTGTATTTTGGTGAGCACTTAATCgctgtgtttctgttctttctggtTGCTCTGTTAAGGGTTGGGGTGTGTTGAGGTACTGAGgattttgtaataaaatgaaCACCATGAAAGAAGTCTGCCTTTTATTGACCAGGAAGTCCTGGAGG includes these proteins:
- the SSR2 gene encoding translocon-associated protein subunit beta, producing the protein MKLLILAVFALVYVAHCEEGARLLASKSLLNRYAVEGKDLTLQYNIYNVGSSAALDVELSDDSFPPEDFGIVSGMLNVKWDRIAPASNVSHTVVLRPLKAGYFNFTSATITYLAQEGGQVVVGFTSAPGQGGILAQREFDRRFSPHFLDWAAFGVMTLPSIGIPLLLWYSSKRKYDTPKTKKN